In the genome of Deinococcus deserti VCD115, one region contains:
- a CDS encoding BioF/Kbl family PLP-dependent acyltransferase: protein MTTSLSERLNQELSSLRESGLLIHPRVLERANRARTRVDGREVVNLASNNYLGFADHPALKARAEQYLREWGVGAGAVRTIAGTLRIHEDFERQIADFKHTGSALVLHSGFTTNQGVLGALLREGDLVVSDELNHASIIDGLRLTKATKKVFKHADPEDLRRILSENETGGLKLVVTDGVFSMDGDLAPLDRLVAVAREFGAVTYVDDAHGSGVMGAQGRGTVHHFGFEYADDVIQVGTLSKAWGGVGGYAAGHGDLRQLLINRARPYLFSTAQPPAVVGALSAALDEVQRDPSLMERLWDNTRYFKTELEGLGFDIMGSVTPITPVVFGEASAAFEASRQLFDLGIFAVGLGFPTVPRNLARIRNIVTAEHTREDLDQALAAYAQVGRALGVIR from the coding sequence ATGACCACCTCGCTGTCCGAACGCCTGAATCAAGAGCTGTCCAGCCTGCGCGAATCGGGGCTGCTGATTCACCCACGGGTGCTGGAGCGCGCCAACCGCGCGCGCACCCGGGTCGACGGCCGGGAGGTCGTGAACCTCGCCAGCAACAACTACCTGGGCTTTGCCGACCACCCGGCGCTGAAGGCCCGCGCCGAGCAGTACCTGCGCGAGTGGGGTGTCGGAGCGGGCGCCGTGCGCACCATTGCCGGAACACTGCGTATCCACGAGGACTTCGAACGTCAGATTGCCGACTTCAAACACACCGGCAGCGCACTGGTGCTGCACAGCGGCTTCACCACCAACCAGGGCGTGCTGGGCGCGCTGCTGCGCGAGGGCGATCTGGTGGTCAGCGACGAGCTGAACCACGCCAGCATCATCGACGGGCTGCGCCTGACCAAGGCCACCAAGAAGGTCTTCAAGCACGCCGATCCCGAAGACCTGCGCCGTATCCTCTCGGAAAACGAGACCGGCGGCCTCAAGCTGGTCGTCACCGACGGCGTGTTCAGCATGGACGGCGACCTCGCTCCGCTGGACCGGCTGGTGGCGGTGGCCCGTGAGTTCGGCGCCGTGACCTACGTGGATGACGCCCACGGCTCCGGCGTGATGGGCGCGCAGGGACGCGGCACGGTTCACCACTTCGGCTTCGAGTACGCCGACGACGTTATTCAGGTCGGCACGCTCAGCAAGGCCTGGGGCGGCGTGGGAGGCTACGCGGCCGGGCACGGCGACCTGCGCCAGCTGCTGATCAACCGCGCCCGACCGTACCTGTTTTCCACGGCGCAGCCTCCGGCCGTGGTGGGCGCTCTGAGTGCCGCGCTTGATGAGGTGCAGCGCGACCCCAGCCTCATGGAGCGCCTGTGGGACAACACCCGTTACTTCAAGACCGAGCTCGAGGGTCTGGGCTTCGACATCATGGGCAGCGTGACGCCCATTACGCCGGTGGTCTTCGGGGAGGCCAGCGCCGCTTTTGAGGCCAGCCGTCAGCTGTTCGACCTGGGCATTTTCGCCGTAGGTCTGGGCTTTCCCACCGTGCCGCGCAACCTGGCGCGCATCCGCAACATCGTGACCGCCGAGCACACCCGTGAGGACCTGGATCAGGCGCTGGCCGCCTACGCGCAGGTTGGACGGGCGCTGGGTGTGATCCGCTAA